In Rhizobium sp. EC-SD404, the genomic window ACGTATATGACGTTGAAAGGCCAATGGGCTGTATCCGGTAATCGCTTTGAAGTGCCGGTGAAATGAGGTGACGCTCATGCCTGCAGATGCCGCCAGATCGGGAACGACCACGGAGTCGCTATAATTTGTCGCAAGCCAGTCGGCGGCAGCCTTGAGCTTCTGGAATCGCTCGTCTCGATGGCCAATCTGGCGGAGCGTTTCACCCATCGAGCTTTGCAGCAGACGATAGTAAAGCGCAGCCTCATAATGTGGTGCGAGCACGTCGATATCGTCTGGTGTGCCAAGAAGCCCGACGAGTTGGAGGAACGCGTCCCCGACTGGGCCGGCCAAATCACCTGCCGCAACCGCACATGTCCAGCGCTCGTCCCGTTTGGGCATTTCGAGCACGACACGCCGCAGCATATCGATATCGAGATGAAGGCTGATGCCGACATAGGGCCGGTCGGGCGTCGCACCCGTCAGCTGGTGCGTATAGGGAAGGCCAAATGACGACGCTGCGCATGCGCCAGTCGATAGTTCGAAGCGATTTGCGCCCATAATCAAAACCTTGGCGCCACGCAGGACGGTATAAAACATGGGCTCAAACAGTGCTGCCGTCGGTGATGTGTCGCGTGTGCTCGACCAGACCGTCAGACGCGGCACAGGCGTCGACACGCCAACGATCTGCGGGCGTCGCTCTTTGAAAGGTATCGCGTCTTGAAGCAGACTACGGGTCGGATCAGAAGAATCCAGCATCTGTCTGAGTTAGTCAGTTTGGCAGGATTGGGC contains:
- a CDS encoding AraC family transcriptional regulator, translating into MLDSSDPTRSLLQDAIPFKERRPQIVGVSTPVPRLTVWSSTRDTSPTAALFEPMFYTVLRGAKVLIMGANRFELSTGACAASSFGLPYTHQLTGATPDRPYVGISLHLDIDMLRRVVLEMPKRDERWTCAVAAGDLAGPVGDAFLQLVGLLGTPDDIDVLAPHYEAALYYRLLQSSMGETLRQIGHRDERFQKLKAAADWLATNYSDSVVVPDLAASAGMSVTSFHRHFKAITGYSPLAFQRHIRLLEARKLLTAGNGSVSRVAFDVGYLSPSQFSREYKSMFGSSPVADLQR